DNA from Devosia yakushimensis:
CGGGGGATCGATCAGGCCGGTGGGGCGGATGACCTGTTCGGCAAAGACGCCACCGGTCTGGTCCATTTCCCAGGAGCCGGGCGTGGCCGAGACATAGACCGATTGCGGCCGCATGGCGTTCCATTCCTCGAAACGCAGCGGGCGATTGTCCATGCAGGAGGGGAGGCGGAAGCCGTATTCGGCCAGGGTCGCCTTGCGGCGGAGATCGCCGCGATACATGGCGCCGAGCTGGCCGATGGTGACGTGGCTTTCGTCGACGAAAACCAGGGCGTTGTCGGGCAGGTATTCGAACAGGGTCGGGGGCGGCTCGCCGGGTTTGCGGCCGGAGAAGTAGCGCGAGTAATTCTCGATGCCGGCGCAGGAGCCGGTGGCTTCCATCATTTCGAGATCGAAGAGGGAGCGTTGTTCGAGGCGCTGGGCCTCGAGGAAGCGGCCGGCGCCGTTGAGCTCCTGCAGGCGCGCGGCGAGCTCGCTGCGGATGGCCTTGATGGCCTGGTTCATGGTGGTGCGCGGCGTCACGTGGTGGGAGTTTGCGAAGACGCGAATGAAGGTGAGGTCGGCGCTCTTTTTGCCGGTCAGGGGATCGAATTCGACGATGGATTCGATCTCGTTGCCGAACAGGGAGACGCGCCAGGCGGCGGCTTCATAGTGGGCGGGGAAGAGTTCGATCGTGTCGCCGCGGACGCGGAAGGTGCCGCGCACGAAGCCGGTATCGCCGCGCTTGTATTGCAGGGCGACGAGCTTGGCGATGACCTCGCGCTGGTCGATTTTCTGGCCCTTTTGCAGGTCGACGGTCATGGCCGTGTAATCTTCGACCGAGCCGATACCGTAGATGCAGGAGACCGAGGCGACGATGATGACGTCGTCGCGCTCGAGGATCGCGCGCGTGGCCGAGTGGCGCATGCGGTCGATCTGCTCGTTGATGGTGGATTCCTTCTCGATATAGGTATCGGTGCGCGGCACATAGGCCTCGGGCTGATAGTAATCGTAGTAGGAAACGAAATATTCGACCGCGTTGTCGGGGAAAAAGCTCTTGAACTCGCCATAGAGCTGGGCGGCCAGGGTCTTGTTGGGAGCCAGGATCAGTGCGGGGCGATTTGTGCGGGCGATGACCTGGGCGGCGGTGAAGGTCTTGCCCGAGCCGGTGACGCCGAGCAGGACCTGGTCGGTTTCGCCATTCTCGATGCCTTCCACCAGCTCGGCAATGGCGGTGGGCTGGTCGCCGGCGGGCTGCTTGTCGGTGACCATGCGGAAGGGCTTGCCGGCGAGGCGCTTTTCGAGGTGGTTGGTGGCCTTGTGCGGCACCCAGGGGGAGGAGCCTTCCACCTCCTTGCGGCCATGCAGGATGATCTGTTCGAGGGCCTTGACCGTGGCGGTGACGCCGACGGTCTGGGCATCCTCCACGGTGCGGCTGGAGCCGGATTTGGAGCGGGCGCTGGCCAGGGCGTCGCGCAGCTTGGCCTGGGTCTCGGGATCCTTGGCGGCGGCGCGGGAAATGTCGCGGGCGGTCAGCTTCTCGTTTTGCGAGGGCACGTGGCCGAAGCCGGCCTGGGGGCTTTCGCCCAGCCCCGAGAAGTCGATGCGGTCGACCGAGTTGATCTTGGTCTTGGAGGTGCGCTTGGACATGCCGGTGGCGGTGTCGTGGCTCGATTTGGTCGTGCGGCGCTTTTCGAGCGCGGTCTTTTTCTCGGCCGCATCGGCTTCGGCGGCGGCCTTCTGGTCGGCACGGTCGAGCGCGCGCTTGTTGCGCATGCGTTCGGCATAGAGGGGCTTGTTGGCGGCCAGGTCTTCGGCCTTCTCGATTTCGCCGAGGAAGTCGTCGATGGAAAACTCAGCTTTTCCGGGGCGCGCGGATTTATCGGCCATGAAAGACACCGTTGCTCGGGGGAGCGTTCAAGATGGGGAACGGCACAGCATAATGCAATGTTCCGCCCACACTAGCACCGCATGAACGGAGACGGAACAGGGACTGCTGACAGGCCGTGTCAGCATGCTGGTTACCTGTCGTAAACCTATGGTGCCACGCAAAATTATTCTCCCTATTATGACCAAAAGATGGGGTGCTTGGTTGCCCTTGAGGGCGCCTGCACCGTAAGAAAGGGCAGGGACTGAGTCAGTGCGTGGGGCGGCATGATGGGGTTTGGGGCAATGCGCGCGCTGGCGCCGGCCGGAGTCTGGCGCTTTGTGCGGCCGCTGGTGCTGGCCATGTTGGCGCTGGCGGCATTGGCCGTGCCGGCACTGGCACAGATCACGTTCAGCCCATCGACACTGCCGGCACCGCGGGCCGGGGTCGCCTATTCCCAGACGGTGACAGCGAGTGGCGGAACGGCGCCCTATGCCTATACCATCTTGTCGGGCACGCTGCCGACCGGATTGACCCTTGATTTAGCGACCGGCACGATCAGTGGTACGCCGAGGCAAGTTGGCACGTTCAACTTTACGGTCAGGGCTTTCGATGACAATTCCGGCAGCGGGAACCAGTCTTATAGCGTGACGGTTGTGGCGCCGGCCCTAAGTCTGTCGCCAGGGTCGGGGGCTTTGCCTGGTGGTACGGTCGGGTCTCCCTATAGCCAGACTTTCTCTGCCAGCGGCGGAACGGAGCCTCTTAATTATTCCCTTGCGGTAAGCTCCGGCAATCTGGGTGGCATGGGCTTTGACACGACTACGGGTACGCTGAGCGGCGTATCCTCGTCGGTAGGCACTGTCAGCTTCGATATAATTGCAGCCGACAGTACGACAGGCACGGGGGCGCCGTTCCAGGTCACCAATAGTTATTCCATCACCTTTGCCCCTGCCGCCGCGCCGAGCGTGACGTCGGTTCTGGTTCCCGGCAATGGCACTTATGGCGTCGGCACCAGCCTTGATCGCCTGACCTTCCGGGTCCTGTTCGATCAGCCAGTGGTTGTCACCGGCACGCCCAGCATAGCGGTAACTGTCGGCTCCACCACGCGGGCAGCCAATTATGTGAGCGGCTCGGGCACATCGGTGCTGACATTTACCTATGTCATCCAGTCCGGCGACCTGGACTTTGATGGCATCGCCGTGGGGGCCATGGCGCTCAATACGGGCAGCATCCGCAATGCGTCAGGTGTCGATGCCGATACGACGCTTAATTCCGTGGGGGCGACGAATGGCGTTCTGGTCGATGGCATCGAGGTTGTCGCGGTCGACGATGTCGTTTCCACGCAGGACAATGTGCCGGTGACAGGCAATGTGCTGACCAATGATATCGGGCGCGATCTTACGGCTTCGCTTGCCGTGCCACCGGTCCATGGCACAGTCGTGCTCAATGGTGATGGCAGCTTTACCTATACCCCGAACACGAATTTTTCGGGGACCGACACTTTTGAGGTCAGCGTTGCCAATGCCCTCTATACCGATAATTCGATCACCACGATCACTGTAGGCCTGACGCCGCCGACGGTGACGAGCGTGCTGCCGAACAGCGGGCCGGTGGCCGGGGGAGGGACCGTCGTCATTGGGGGTAGCAATTTTGTCAATGTGGACGTCGTGTCCTTCGGCAGCATCCCTGCGAGTTTCACCGTCAATTCTGCAAGCACGATTACCGCAACAGTGCCCCCGGCGGCATCCGGCGGCCCGGTGGACGTTACGCTGAGCAAGGGAGCGCTGTCCGCGACCCTGACCAATGGTTACACCTATCTGACGCCCGGCGCGCTGAACGTGGTGGATGGCGGAGATCTCTCCGCTTCGGGACCGGTTGGGGGGCCATTCACGCCCTCATCGAAGACCTGGACGCTGACCAATAGCGGGGCGAGCGATATCTCGGTGGTGGTGAATGGTCCGGGCGGCGTGTTCGACCTTGCCGGTGCGACCGATGGGGTGCCGTTTACCCTGGTGGCGGGGGGAAGCGCCAATGTCACGGTCAACCTGAATGCCAGCGCCAATGGGCTGGCGGCCGGAACGGTTGGCGGCAGCGTGGCCTTCGTCAACCAGACCAATGGCAGCGGGAATACGACGCGGCAGGTCAGCCTTGAGGTAGAGGCGGCGGCGCTGGGTTCGGTGACGATCCGCCAGGAAACCAGCGGAAGCGATGCGGTATTCGGCTTCCACTCGGCCACGGCGGGGCTCAATGTGGCGATTTCCACGGCAAACGGGGTGGGGCAGAGCGCCGCCATTGCCTTGCCCGCCGGCTCCTATGCGGTGACCGGCGACGATATGAGCGGGGCGGGTTATGTGCTGACGGGGCTAGCCTGCAATGACGGCGATAGCCTGGGCGATATTGCCAGCCGGACGGCCAAGATCGAGCTGGCGGCGGGGGAGGTGGTGATCTGCACCTTTACCTCGGTCAATTCGGCCGAGGCGACGACGGCGCTGATTGAGGATTTTCTTGGCAGCCGCGCAGAGCTGATCCTGGTCAATGCGCCTGATGAGCAGCGCCGCATCGATCGCCTGAACGGGAATGTCTCAGGCGGTGGTTTCTCGGGCTCGGCGTTGCTGGGCTATCTGTCGGGAGCGGCCGATGGTGCTCCGCTGGGGGTATCGACCTCGCTGGCGGCGATCGATGCCATGGCGGGCAACCAGCAGCAAGGGACGTTCGACGCCTGGTTCGAGGGCACATTCTCGCTGTTCGACAGCGGGGGGCCGCGCGACCGGTTCAATAGCGCCGCGCTGGGTGCGGACTATCTGCTCAATCCGGACCTGCTGGTTGGTGGTTTCGTGCAGTTCGACCATCTGTCGCGGCGCTTTGCCGACGACCCGGCCAGCATATCGGGGACCGGCTGGCTGGCTGGACCCTATGTAACCGCGCGGCTGAGCGACAATCTCTATCTCGACCTGCTGGCCGCGGGCGGGCAGTCGGACAACCAGATCAGCCCGGACGGCAGTTACGAGGACCGGTTCGATGCCACGCGCTATCTGCTGAGCGCGTCGCTGCAGGGGCAATGGACGCATGAGAACTGGACCTTCTCGCCACGCGCCCGGTTGAGCTATTTCGAGGAAACCAGCGACAGCTATGTGGATAGTCTGGGCGCCGGTATTCCCGCGGTGACGGTCGGGCTGGGGCAATTGGCGGTGGGGCCGGGGATCGGCTACCGGCTGACGCTGGAGAGTGGCGTCGTGGTCAATCTGGGGCTGCGGGCCGAAGGCGTGTTCGACATCGCCAATGATGGCGGATTGGCGCTGGGCGATGTGCAGGCGCGGCTTTCGGGGACGGTGGGATTGCGGCTGGTTGGCGGCGCCAATCTTGGCGTATCGGCACGGCTCGACGGGATCGGGGCCGGCGAGGGAACCAAGGGCAGCCTCGGACTGACGCTGAGTTTGCCGGCGCGATAGGGGGCGGGAGAGAACGGCGATCGTCTCGAGATGCGGGCTCTCATCACCCCACCCTCAATCCCTCCCCATCAAGGGGAGGGAGGCGCAAACTGATGGCTCGCGGTTTCTTCGTTTCCCTTCCCTTCCTTCCAGGGCCCTCCCGCGGCCCATTCCCACCAGCAGTCACAACGTCATTCCCGCGCAGGCGGGAAACCATTCTGTTTGCCACTGCTTTCAGGAAGAGTGGATTCCCGCCTGCGCGGGAATGACGTTGTGGGAGAACAGAGGCTGGGTAAGCGCCTCAGAGGGGTCAAACCAAAAAGGCCCGCACTGGCGGGCCTTGGATGCGGGATACGACAAACGCCTAGTGAATGCGGATCGAGGAGACGTTTCCGCGCAGATAGGTGTTGAGGGCGGGTTCGGACCGAACGATGCGCTCGCAATAGCTCTTGAAGAAGCGGTCGCGGCAGACCGAGATCGAGGTGCGGCCGTTGAGCTGAACCGAGGCGAAGTTATTGTCGAGATTGAGCAGTGCCAGATCGTCGACGCTCTGGCTGCCGGAGAAGCAGGACGAGGTGCCGGTGAAATTGGTGCCTGAGAAGAAGCAGACCTCGCCGGCGCCGCCATGGGTGATGATGGGCGCCGGGTTGCGGCCGAAATCGACATAGTGGATCGAGGCCCAGCCGCGCTGACGCTCGGCCGAGACCAGGCACCAGTCGCGCTGGCAGCGCAGCACCTTGATGGCGGTTTCGCTGGCGATGTGGCCGGTGACGTCATAGGAACGGCCGGGGCCGGAGGCCAGGATCAGCGGCTTGATGGCCCAGGCATGGGTGCCGGCTTCTTCCGCAAAACTGGCCGTGGTGGCGCCAAACAGCATGACGATGGCCAGGCAGGCCGAAGTGAGAGCGGAAATAAGACGCATGATGGAAACCCTCGCGAACAAAGCGCGCGGAGATTAGCGCGCCCGCGTCTTATCTCCAAGCCCCGGAGGCATAAAGAAAAGGCGCCAATCGCAAGATTGGCGCCCGTGTTGCGATGGTGCCGATCAGCGCACGCGGATGGAGGCGATATAGTCGTCGAAATCGCCCAGGGAGCTGGCGCTGGTGGTGTAGACGCGGCAATTGCGGAAATTGACTTCCGAGCAGACCTGCACTTCGAGCCCTTCGGGATTGTCGATGGAAGAAATGCGGTCGACCCAGTTGCGCAGATCGCGATTGGCATCGCCGGCCTGCAGGCAGAAGCTGTCGCCGCGCATGCGGGTGCGATCGAAGAAGCAGACTTCGGGGTAGAAGGCGGGCGGCTGGATGATCGGCGGGCGCGGGGGACGCGGCGGATTGGGCTGGCCGATGCCGATGCTGACCGAGCCATTGGGGCCGCCAATGGTGAAGCCGAAGGAAAGGCCCGGCTGGTTTGGATTGACCGGGCGGCCGCCGGCCGTGAGGTAGCTGGCCGAAACCCAGCCATCGGGACCGGCCTTGGCAATGTAGCACCAGGAGCCCTGGCAGCGCTGCACA
Protein-coding regions in this window:
- the uvrB gene encoding excinuclease ABC subunit UvrB; its protein translation is MADKSARPGKAEFSIDDFLGEIEKAEDLAANKPLYAERMRNKRALDRADQKAAAEADAAEKKTALEKRRTTKSSHDTATGMSKRTSKTKINSVDRIDFSGLGESPQAGFGHVPSQNEKLTARDISRAAAKDPETQAKLRDALASARSKSGSSRTVEDAQTVGVTATVKALEQIILHGRKEVEGSSPWVPHKATNHLEKRLAGKPFRMVTDKQPAGDQPTAIAELVEGIENGETDQVLLGVTGSGKTFTAAQVIARTNRPALILAPNKTLAAQLYGEFKSFFPDNAVEYFVSYYDYYQPEAYVPRTDTYIEKESTINEQIDRMRHSATRAILERDDVIIVASVSCIYGIGSVEDYTAMTVDLQKGQKIDQREVIAKLVALQYKRGDTGFVRGTFRVRGDTIELFPAHYEAAAWRVSLFGNEIESIVEFDPLTGKKSADLTFIRVFANSHHVTPRTTMNQAIKAIRSELAARLQELNGAGRFLEAQRLEQRSLFDLEMMEATGSCAGIENYSRYFSGRKPGEPPPTLFEYLPDNALVFVDESHVTIGQLGAMYRGDLRRKATLAEYGFRLPSCMDNRPLRFEEWNAMRPQSVYVSATPGSWEMDQTGGVFAEQVIRPTGLIDPPVEIRPAKAQVDDVVDEIRKTNAAGYRTLLTVLTKKMAEDLTEYLHEQGIRVRYMHSDVDTIERIEIIRDLRLGAFDVLVGINLLREGLDIPECGLVAILDADKEGFLRSETSLIQTIGRAARNVDGKVVLYADRETGSMQRALAETSRRREKQLAYNLEHGITPQSVRSNIHDIVDSVYEQDHVTISIGKGKDGKEQVAVGANLAAVIKDMEAQMREAATNLEFEKAARLRDEVKRLKEMELDTLSGEVS
- a CDS encoding putative Ig domain-containing protein, coding for MRALAPAGVWRFVRPLVLAMLALAALAVPALAQITFSPSTLPAPRAGVAYSQTVTASGGTAPYAYTILSGTLPTGLTLDLATGTISGTPRQVGTFNFTVRAFDDNSGSGNQSYSVTVVAPALSLSPGSGALPGGTVGSPYSQTFSASGGTEPLNYSLAVSSGNLGGMGFDTTTGTLSGVSSSVGTVSFDIIAADSTTGTGAPFQVTNSYSITFAPAAAPSVTSVLVPGNGTYGVGTSLDRLTFRVLFDQPVVVTGTPSIAVTVGSTTRAANYVSGSGTSVLTFTYVIQSGDLDFDGIAVGAMALNTGSIRNASGVDADTTLNSVGATNGVLVDGIEVVAVDDVVSTQDNVPVTGNVLTNDIGRDLTASLAVPPVHGTVVLNGDGSFTYTPNTNFSGTDTFEVSVANALYTDNSITTITVGLTPPTVTSVLPNSGPVAGGGTVVIGGSNFVNVDVVSFGSIPASFTVNSASTITATVPPAASGGPVDVTLSKGALSATLTNGYTYLTPGALNVVDGGDLSASGPVGGPFTPSSKTWTLTNSGASDISVVVNGPGGVFDLAGATDGVPFTLVAGGSANVTVNLNASANGLAAGTVGGSVAFVNQTNGSGNTTRQVSLEVEAAALGSVTIRQETSGSDAVFGFHSATAGLNVAISTANGVGQSAAIALPAGSYAVTGDDMSGAGYVLTGLACNDGDSLGDIASRTAKIELAAGEVVICTFTSVNSAEATTALIEDFLGSRAELILVNAPDEQRRIDRLNGNVSGGGFSGSALLGYLSGAADGAPLGVSTSLAAIDAMAGNQQQGTFDAWFEGTFSLFDSGGPRDRFNSAALGADYLLNPDLLVGGFVQFDHLSRRFADDPASISGTGWLAGPYVTARLSDNLYLDLLAAGGQSDNQISPDGSYEDRFDATRYLLSASLQGQWTHENWTFSPRARLSYFEETSDSYVDSLGAGIPAVTVGLGQLAVGPGIGYRLTLESGVVVNLGLRAEGVFDIANDGGLALGDVQARLSGTVGLRLVGGANLGVSARLDGIGAGEGTKGSLGLTLSLPAR
- a CDS encoding peptidase inhibitor family I36 protein, with translation MRLISALTSACLAIVMLFGATTASFAEEAGTHAWAIKPLILASGPGRSYDVTGHIASETAIKVLRCQRDWCLVSAERQRGWASIHYVDFGRNPAPIITHGGAGEVCFFSGTNFTGTSSCFSGSQSVDDLALLNLDNNFASVQLNGRTSISVCRDRFFKSYCERIVRSEPALNTYLRGNVSSIRIH
- a CDS encoding SH3 domain-containing protein, with protein sequence MNHKSKVLLRIVGALALAVAAVVVFLPAAQAAPGTVTTNVNVRSGPGTNYAVVDVVRAGTQVDVQRCQGSWCYIAKAGPDGWVSASYLTAGGRPVNPNQPGLSFGFTIGGPNGSVSIGIGQPNPPRPPRPPIIQPPAFYPEVCFFDRTRMRGDSFCLQAGDANRDLRNWVDRISSIDNPEGLEVQVCSEVNFRNCRVYTTSASSLGDFDDYIASIRVR